A window from Flavobacterium sp. 83 encodes these proteins:
- the ruvC gene encoding crossover junction endodeoxyribonuclease RuvC, whose amino-acid sequence MANERIILGIDPGTTIMGFGLIKVVNKKMEFLQLNELLLSKYDNHYQKLKIIFERTIELIDTHNPDEIAIEAPFFGKNVQSMLKLGRAQGVAMAAGLSRDIPITEYEPKKIKMAITGNGNASKEQVAKMLQQLLGLKELPKNLDSTDGLAAAVCHFFNSGKVVGAKSYTGWDAFVKQNEERVKK is encoded by the coding sequence TTGGCAAACGAACGCATCATATTAGGAATTGACCCTGGGACAACGATTATGGGTTTTGGATTGATAAAAGTTGTCAACAAAAAAATGGAGTTTTTGCAATTGAATGAATTGCTGTTGTCCAAATACGACAATCATTATCAAAAACTAAAAATCATTTTTGAACGCACCATTGAGTTAATCGATACACATAATCCAGATGAAATCGCAATTGAAGCGCCTTTCTTTGGCAAAAACGTGCAATCGATGCTGAAGTTAGGACGCGCGCAAGGCGTTGCCATGGCAGCGGGACTTTCGAGAGATATTCCCATTACGGAATACGAACCCAAGAAAATAAAAATGGCAATTACCGGAAACGGAAATGCCAGCAAAGAACAGGTTGCTAAAATGTTACAGCAACTTTTAGGACTGAAAGAATTACCTAAAAATCTGGATTCAACCGATGGATTGGCCGCGGCGGTTTGTCATTTTTTCAATTCTGGGAAAGTGGTTGGTGCTAAAAGTTATACCGGTTGGGATGCTTTTGTAAAACAAAATGAAGAACGAGTTAAAAAATAG
- a CDS encoding glycosyltransferase, translating into MIFVLYLIIILYCLAIVFLIYGFTKVNTIDYIGLKPKTKFSIIVPFRNEAKNLPLLLDSLSKLNYPMELFTVILVDDESEEAFRVPHLEFKVSVIKNIRVTNSPKKDAIVTAMQTVNTNWIITTDADCLVNKNWLLTLNNYIQLHDVAMIAGAVTYDCKSSFLHHFQQLDLTSLQGATIGSFGIKKGFMCNGANFAYTKSLFQALNGFNGNDKIASGDDVFLLQKAIAQFPEKVHYLKSKNNIVITKPMDDWKSLFYQRVRWASKTSSYQSTFGKRLGILVFAGNLSWLVIITTWLLCLTPFQNVFILFVLKFIVDSILICKTNNFLTQTKTRFLILSNLFYPFFSISVALYSLFGKYEWKGRRF; encoded by the coding sequence ATGATTTTTGTTTTGTACTTGATTATAATCCTCTATTGCTTGGCGATTGTCTTTCTTATTTATGGTTTTACCAAAGTAAATACTATTGATTACATAGGCTTAAAGCCAAAAACAAAATTCTCAATTATTGTTCCTTTTCGAAATGAAGCCAAAAACCTGCCTCTTTTATTAGACAGTTTATCCAAGTTGAATTATCCGATGGAATTGTTTACCGTGATTTTGGTAGACGATGAATCAGAAGAAGCATTTAGAGTTCCACATTTAGAGTTTAAAGTTTCAGTAATAAAGAACATTCGGGTTACTAATTCGCCTAAAAAAGACGCAATCGTGACCGCAATGCAAACTGTAAACACGAATTGGATTATCACCACCGATGCTGATTGCCTTGTCAATAAAAACTGGTTATTGACATTAAATAATTACATTCAGCTTCATGATGTTGCTATGATTGCCGGAGCCGTAACGTACGATTGCAAAAGCTCATTTCTACACCATTTCCAGCAACTGGATTTGACCAGTTTACAAGGAGCAACAATTGGCAGTTTTGGAATAAAAAAAGGATTCATGTGTAATGGCGCCAACTTTGCCTATACAAAATCTCTTTTTCAAGCATTAAATGGTTTCAATGGAAATGATAAAATTGCCAGCGGTGATGATGTTTTCCTTTTGCAAAAAGCTATCGCCCAGTTTCCAGAAAAAGTCCATTATTTGAAATCTAAAAACAATATTGTCATCACAAAACCAATGGATGATTGGAAATCGTTATTTTATCAGAGAGTACGCTGGGCCTCAAAAACCAGTTCGTATCAAAGTACTTTTGGGAAAAGATTGGGAATATTGGTATTTGCGGGAAATTTGAGTTGGCTCGTAATTATTACCACTTGGCTCTTATGCTTAACTCCTTTTCAAAATGTCTTTATATTATTTGTTTTAAAGTTCATCGTTGACTCAATTTTGATATGCAAAACCAATAATTTTTTAACACAAACAAAAACACGTTTTTTGATTTTAAGCAACTTATTCTATCCTTTTTTCAGCATAAGTGTAGCTTTATATTCGTTGTTTGGGAAATACGAATGGAAAGGGCGACGATTTTAA
- a CDS encoding DUF4184 family protein, which translates to MPFTFSHPAIVLPFFKNKKWSITGLIIGSMAPDFEFFFRMRTQSEISHTFHGLLLIDFPLAIIVVILFHGILKKSLISNSPDFVQNRLVELKNSNWFDYFKKNSFIVILSFFVGAFSHFFWDSLTHWDGYVVQRVSFLNILLFSFPIYDWIQYISSIVGLVALGLCFFKIPQNSDSTSNVSLVFWIITLFFASIVVFLRFTLVVGWHRVADIIIGVLSSIVIALTFTSVIFMKYKRS; encoded by the coding sequence ATGCCATTTACTTTTTCACATCCAGCTATTGTTTTACCGTTTTTTAAAAATAAAAAATGGTCTATTACTGGATTAATTATAGGTTCAATGGCACCAGACTTTGAATTTTTTTTTAGAATGAGAACGCAGAGCGAAATTAGTCATACTTTTCATGGTTTATTGTTAATTGATTTTCCTCTAGCAATTATAGTCGTCATTTTATTTCATGGAATACTAAAAAAGTCGCTAATAAGTAATTCACCTGATTTTGTACAAAATAGGTTAGTGGAGTTGAAAAATTCAAATTGGTTTGATTATTTTAAAAAAAATAGTTTCATAGTGATTCTGTCTTTTTTTGTTGGAGCGTTTTCTCATTTTTTTTGGGATTCACTGACGCATTGGGATGGTTATGTTGTACAAAGGGTTTCTTTTTTGAATATCCTATTGTTTTCATTCCCAATTTATGATTGGATCCAATACATCAGTTCTATTGTCGGACTGGTAGCGTTAGGGTTGTGTTTTTTTAAAATACCGCAAAATTCTGACAGCACTAGTAATGTCTCCCTTGTTTTTTGGATTATTACCTTGTTTTTTGCTTCAATAGTTGTTTTTTTGCGCTTTACGCTTGTTGTGGGCTGGCATAGAGTTGCTGATATTATAATTGGGGTTCTATCATCAATTGTAATTGCATTAACGTTTACTAGTGTTATTTTTATGAAGTATAAAAGATCTTAA
- a CDS encoding DUF456 domain-containing protein has protein sequence MDIILLILGFSCMIIGIFWSFLPALPGPSISWIGLLLLYFTNAVPTNYWILGIALLITIAISVLDYVIPSRGTKKFGGSSYGIWGTNIGLVIGIIVPIPFGFLIGPFVGALVGELIYDSKNHKRALKAAAGSFIGLLASSFMKFVICMMYLGLFFWIVWENKSELF, from the coding sequence ATGGATATAATACTTTTAATTCTGGGTTTTTCGTGTATGATTATAGGCATTTTTTGGAGTTTTTTACCCGCTTTACCTGGACCAAGTATCAGTTGGATTGGTTTACTATTACTTTATTTCACTAACGCTGTTCCAACTAATTATTGGATTCTTGGAATTGCTTTATTAATTACTATAGCTATTTCTGTTTTGGATTATGTAATTCCTTCGAGAGGAACCAAAAAATTTGGTGGAAGCTCCTATGGTATTTGGGGAACAAATATTGGCTTAGTTATTGGGATTATTGTTCCTATTCCATTTGGCTTTCTTATAGGGCCTTTTGTCGGCGCTCTAGTCGGAGAACTTATCTACGACTCTAAAAATCACAAACGGGCTTTGAAAGCAGCCGCAGGATCATTTATAGGATTACTGGCATCCAGCTTTATGAAGTTTGTAATTTGTATGATGTATTTAGGATTGTTTTTTTGGATTGTGTGGGAGAATAAATCAGAGTTGTTTTAA